The Natrinema caseinilyticum genomic sequence GAGCTTACCGACCGTATCGAGGAAATGAACATCGACTCCGGCGAAGTCGACCCCGATATGGGACCGCTCGTCTCCGAGGGTCACTTCGAGAAGGTCACCAGGTACCTCGAAATTGGGAAGTCAGAAGCCGGTGAGCCGCTTATCGGCGGAGATGCACTGGACCGCGACGGCTACTTCATCGAGCCAACGGTTTTCACCGACGTCGACAACGATATGCGAATTGCTCAGGAGGAAATCTTCGGTCCGGTACTCTCGGTCATTGAGTTCAGCACTGAAGAAGAGGTGATGGATATCGCCAACGATGTTGATTACGGCCTCGTGGCAGGTATCCACACGCAGAACATGGGCCGCGCCCACCGTTTCGCCCGCGACGTTCGCGCCGGTCAGATCTACATCAACGAGTGGTTTGCGGGCGGTGAAGAGACGCCATTCGGCGGCTTCAAAGAGAGCGGCTTCGGTCGCGAAAAAGGTCTCGACGCGGTCGATTCATACACTCAGGTGAAGAACGTCTGTGCTGACATCACCCCGAATTGATTGACAGACACGATGGACAGTGTCGCTGCCTTTGTATTATCTGAACTGAGGTGCGAGGTCCGTTCCGCAACGACCGAACAAATTGGGTGAGAAGTAACACGCTGTGTTGCTATTGACCCGAATAAGAGTGGGTCGTGGAAATGTCCGGTTTCATCCGTAAGCGCGATAGCATCAGCCCGGGCAAATAAGGAGTATTTCACAGTTCTCACCGTGTCTTGGCTGGGTGTAGAAGGAGGTCTTAAAAAGGCAGAACTATGTTTGCCTCAAAGGGTATGCGAGATTGTCGCATTGAGTAATGTAGATGAGCGTCGAAGTTGCCAAACGGTACTTTGAGCTAATGGATAGTGCTGATGCTGGAACCGATGAAGTCCTTGAACTGTACGGGGACGACCCAGTCGTCCACTCATCACGCGCCGGCGTCGTCCGCGGCCTCGATGATATCCGACAATTCTACGTGGACAACTCCGACTTCTTCACTGGCGGGGAGCATCATATGACGGATTTTCATCAGGACGGGAACACGGTCGTCTGCGAGGGATACCTCGACGGCGAGACGACTGTCGGTCGTGAGGCGAACGGTGTCCCCCTCTGCGATGTGATGGAATTCAACGACGACGGTGAAATTGTTGCCTTCCGTGCATACCTTGACTATCGAGGATATGTTGACGAAGTTCCCGAGGATGTTCCAAACGTCCGAGCGGAGGCAGAATGAGGACCGAATCTGCAGTAGGGGACGAAGAGGCGAACACCGGCCATCTCGTATACCTAAACGGCCCCAGGGATCTCGAATTCCGCGAATACGAGATTCCGGACCCCGAGCCCTACGCCATCGTGACAGAAGTTGTTCGGTCGAACGTGTGTGGGTCAGAACTGCACGTTTGGAAGGGCGACCATCCTCTGAAAGACTGCGTGCTTGGTCACGAGGCGCTCTGTCGAATCTCCGATCTCGGGGAGAAGGTCGATACCGATAGTGCGGGAAATCCCGTCGAAGAAGGCGACCTCGTCGCACCCGTGTACTTCCAGACTTGCCAATCCTGTGACTTCTGTCGGCGTGGTGAATTCTACGCGTGTGACAACGACTATGAACACACCGGAAAGTCGCCGGAGATCTGGCCACACTTTCACGCACCTTGGGGGACACACTATTATATCTACCCGGACAACCAATTCTTCAAAATACCCGAAGAACTCGAAGAGAACTTGAATGTCGCCGCAGCAGCAAATTGCGCACTCTCGCAGGTGTTGTTCGGTATCGAGGAAGTGGGAATAGATTACAACGACACCGTCGTCATACAAGGTGCGGGTGGCCTCGGCCTCAACGCGACAGTCGTCGCAAACGAGTACGGTGCGGAGACAATCGTCATAGACGGTGTGGACAAGCGACTCGAGCAAGCAGCGGCATTTGGTGCCGACCACACTATCGACTTCCGCGAACTCGATTCGGTCGAGATTAGAAAGGAACGTGTCGAAGAGATCACAAACGGCGACGGTGCCGATGTTAGTATTGAGGTCGCCGGTGTTCCTGAGGCATTTACCGAGGGAATCGAACTGCTCCGAAAGGGGGGACGCTATCTGGAGATGGGGAACGTCAGGCCCGGACATCAAGTCGACTTCGATCCCGGAAAACTCACCCGGAAGTCCATAGACATCACCACGGCTGTCGAGTACGACCCTTGGGTCCTTTACGACGCGTTGCAGTTCCTCGCAAAGACCGTCGACGAGTATCCCTACGAACGACTCATCGACGCTGAGTATCCGCTTGAAGCTATCGAAGACGCATTAGAGGCCTCGGAGAGTCGCGACCTGACACGTGCTACGCTCGTGCCACCTAATTGACTGGCCCTGATGTCCGATGATTAATCTACTTTGGGAATATTGATGTAGATACTCATGCTAACTGCACAGTTGAGCGTCCAATACGAGGGCGATTGGACCAGCAATCTCGTCGACTACGATGTGTCCGGTGAGTTTCTCGCTTCTACCTTCCGTGACCGTCGCTATTTCGGATTATTCGCGCTCGAAGTCGCCGAATCAGACTATGATGACGTCATAGAGATAATCCGAGAGCATGAATCCACAGTGTCTATCGACATCATCGAAAAGTACTCCGTTGGTGGTGTCGACCGTCTCTCGGCGACGCTACTCATCCGAAGTCAACACTTTGAGTACACGCCTCTTCAGGTTCTCTTGCACGAAGGGTTTATTCCACTCGGTGGCTTCGGCGAATTGCATAATGGTGCTGAGAGTTTTGACTTACTGTTGACGATCAGAGAGGATCTTTCAGAGGCGGTCGAGTTGCTCGAGCGTTTCGGACCCGTTAAAATAGAGTACGTCTCATCCGAGTTTCAGAGACAAACAACGCCAAGTGTTACCCAATGGACTGAACTGTTCGAGACGGTAACACCGCGCCGCCGTAAGGTTCTCAATAAGGCGCTTGAAGCAGGCTACTTCGACATTCCACGCGGAAGCACGCTACAAGAAATCGCGGACGACCTCGGTATCGCGAAGACTACCGCATCACAACATCTTCGAAAAGCAGAAAAAGACATCATGCAGTTTTTCATACAGTACGTGAATATATCAGCTGGAAAGGATTGATTGCCAACGAGTACTATTTAGATCAGAACTTTCGCTGAGGTCTGCCCGTTGAGTGACCGATGCGGTTCCGTAACATTACACGGAACTCGGCACTGTCTAGTTTAGCACCTCTGCAGGTGTCTATCAATTATGTTATTTATGCGGTTGTTGTGTGTTATAGTAATGTACAAACTATTCAAGTTGCTCTCTGATGCTCGTCCGACTGCCGACCCACGAGTTATGGAAGCGACCGACCCGCATTTTGAGGGTGTGAAACCACTTTCGATCAAATTACTCTCGACGTAGTCGAACTGACCGCTCACCTCAAATCGATCGAGGGAAGTCAGATAGCCGTAGTCGTCGACGAGAAACACAGCTTCGGAGAGATCCTATTTCTCGGTCAATCTACGAACGAATGTTACGGCTGGATCAGTCCCTCCCCGTCCGGAGACTGCGACATCGAGAATCAACCGTGAGTCGATGTCTATTGCAGACTATGCCCAAGTCCAGTTTTCATTGATCTTCACAGCTGTCTGATCGATGGTGGCCCGCGACGGCGAATCCGTCGCGGGTCTGGAACGCTGTCAGCCAACCGATGTACCCGGTGCCAGATTGCTTGATGAGGGCGTTCGACGCCGATAAAGCGAAGAATCGCTTGTGTCTCTCGGAGTGAACAACCAGTCGCGTGGAGGCGGACGGCGAACACCCTGACGAGCGTCGCCGTCCGCTCACGCTCCCAGGACTCATCAAATTCCGCCGCGTAGTCCTCGCTGAGCAGGTCTACGAGCATCATTCCAGACCCACTCTCCGACCTGCTCACATCTCAAACCGCGCTACCTGGACGTTGCCGTGTACCGAATACAATGCAGTACTGGAGAGAATCGAATACGGTGCAAATGACATCGAACCGAACCTTCTAACATGGTGTTTCGCGTGTTCGCTGTCGAATGCGACGGCCACGGGTGGACTGGATGACGCGGGGCGACGATGCGATCCTCGAGTTTCTTCTCAACGAGGGTAACCGCCCCCTCATCGCGAATCCGTCCACCGTGGAGGAAAACATCGATTACAAGATCTCGCACGTGCGCTGCAGACTTCGTGCATTGCAGGACGGTGGACTCGTGGAGTATTACGACGAGGAGCGGGGTCTCTATCGGATCAGTGAGCGAGGCCGGGCGTCTCTCGAGGCTGAACTCGACGCGGAGGATCTCAAATCATCGTAGCGAGACGGTTTGCTCAAGCGATCACGCCTCGTCGGAATGCGTGGCCCGATCGATTCAGAGAATGTAGGCCTCGGCAGGTGAGTCGGACCGGCGGTTCGCCGCCGTCCGTTCAATTGTGGGTTGGACGAACATCGTGCCAGGGACACGTGCGAATCTACCGATTTCACTCCTACCACCGACCATAGATGGTGACGTCCTGATGAGTCTGCTCTCATAGCGACTCGCTCGTGTAGTTGTGAACTCTTCGAACATCGCAAACGTCTCCCGTTTGCGCGGCCGTTCGGCTGTCCCTGCGTGAAAACACTCACTACCCCACGGCAGCGAGAATTTTCCACGACGGGCAGCCGGCAGTATCACTCGGCTTTCTCGTCCTCGTACTTCTTTTCCGTTTCGGGCTCTTTCTCGGGTTCGTCTTCTTTCGGCTCCTCTTCGTCCGACTCGACGTCCTCTTCGTCCGGCGGGGAATCCTCCGTGAGGAGTATCTCGAACGGCTCATCGGCGGGTGCTCCCTCCGTCTCGAGGTAGCCAATCGCGAACGCGGAGTAGACGGCCCCTCCGGCGAGGGAAACGTCTATTTCGAAGACGCTGGTCTCTCGGTCACCCGCAGGATAGATGACGAGCGTATACTCGCCTTCCGGGACTTCGGTGTAACCGGATTCGCCGAAAGCGACGTTCTCGAACAGCGCGTCCCCGTTTTCACCGGCAACGACGTCCACCGCGGGAGCGTCGGGTGAGGCGTGGAGGACGCGAACGCGAGCGGTACCCGGACCGACCGGGCTGTTATCGTCCTCGAGTATTAGCGCCTCGAGGGGCTGGTTTTCGGCGGCCACTTCGCCGATCGCCGCAGCGGTGTAGTCCCCGTCGTCGACCTCGACGGTCTTCTCGAGCACTGCTTCGGCCAGGTCTTCACCGGTGGGAACGACCTGGATCGTGTACGTGCCAGGCTCGAGGTCGCGGTAGTCGGAGACCGTCCGGTACGAGACGTCCTCGCGGATCAGCTCTCCGTCGACGTAGATGTCGATGTTGGGTGCGTCGGGTGAGAGGTGTGCACTTCGAGTCCGGACGCCGGTATCGGTCGGCTGGTCGTTCGTTTCGTGGTCACCCGAGGCGGCCACGGTGTTTCCGACGCCATTGACCACCACGAGGCCGCCGCCGATCTGTAGAATTCGTCGTCGGCTTACGCCATTTCCAGTCATGCAATTGTCACGAACGGCGATATCGGTAATAGTGCTAACAGTTGCAGGCGCAGGCCGATGCAGTTCCGAAGCTCGATATCCAACGCTCTGGGCCGTCCGAGCGAACCACCCGGTATGGAAGAATCCGATACGTCCACGCCCTGCCCGTCGCCGTCGAGTACGGCGACCTCGTGTTGACGATCACGCCCGCGGCCGTCGGGACCGAACGCGGTCTCGTCCTGGTCGACGTCGGCCCCGAGGCGATCGCCGACGCCCTCGCGGTCCACCTCTCGAATCTGGGCCGTGGACTCCCATCTGAGAAGCGGACTTCCGATGACAAGGGTTCGTCTAGCTCACCCGTACGGGAGTAGGGGCGAAGCCGGAGACCGGTGACGCGCACACGTCTCGAAACCTCAATCCAGCACATTTGCTGGTATTCTACCTGCGGTGGAAGCCCCTGGCGTTTACGCCGGGCGAAAATGTTACCCTTCGCCCTCGGACTGGTAGGGTTCTCCGACCGAGTGCCGCGGGAGGAGGTTCATGACTTCGGTTTCCAGATCGTCCGCCGAGACGAACCTGTCGTCGCTGGCTCCACTGATGATGTCCCCGAGGTTTTCCGTTCCCTCCGCGAGTACCAGTGTGACGTCGTCGGTCTGCGAGACGGCTTCGTCGTGGCTAATAGGGTAGTCCAACTCCGAGAGTACGGTCTCGAGGTGACTGAGTTTGACTTCACGGGCCATGATTCGAACCCCACCGACGACGGTCATAAAGGTACACACAACTGGTAACCGAACGGCCAGATGCGTCCCGAATCGCCGCCGGAATCCATCGATACGAGAACCCGACGGTGCCACTCGGAGCGCTCTCGCGCCCGTTCGGTCCGGCGGCCGCGGTCAGCGAGACGACGACGTCGCATGACTCGGCGACGGTCATCCAGTACTCATCTGCTTTCCACGGAAGTCAGTTCGGTCCGCAATCGAGATCGTCCCCCGCGAGACGCCCCTCGTCGACCGGTTCGCGTCGTCAGTCGTCTTTCGGGATGAGTCCCTGACTCGAGCCGGTCAGAACGGTTTCACCGTCCGAATTCTCACAGACGATCTCCGACTCGAACCGGTAGGAGTCCTCACGTTCGACGACCGTGTCGTAGGTCGATCGGCAGGTGATCGAGTCGCCGGTATAGACGGGGCGATGGAAGTTGAATTCCAGCGTGCTGGCCAGTACTTCGTTGTCGCTTCCCATCTTGGTGGGCAGGGTCGCGGTCAACAACCCCTGTACCATCACACGTCCGTCTTCGTCCGGTTCGGTGTGCCGGGGCTGGTCGTCACCGGAGAGTTCCGCAAACTGCCGTACGTCGTCGACTGAAAACGTCCGTTCGAACGTTCTCGTCTGTCCCTCGACGGGCGGTGTCATTACAATCGCGTTGCCGATATACGACGAAAAGCGTTGGGAAAGTTGGGGCGAGGTGAATCGTCGGCTCTCGATACTGGTCGAGTACGGTGTCGTTCCCGGAGTCAAACGGGGATACTACGAGATCACTGAGGTCGTCGAGAACGGAGATGAGGTCACTTCTCACTGCTATCGAGGAAGCAACCATTCACTTCATCTGCAAACCGAACGGCACCCCGAAAACACTTATGAATAGTATTTTATAAGCGGCGTATGGAGAAGGCTCGTGTCGGTCTGTCGCTGGTTATTGTGGTTCTCCTCACGGGGGCGATTTTCTATCCGGGTGCCCTCGCAAGACCGTACAGTGGGGACTCAGAAAATTATGCGATAGCACACGAATCGACAGTCGCATACGAGGAAACGCTTGCCGATGCCCCTCGCACTAGTGTTCGAAACGTTACTGTAGATGATTTTTCCGAGGGGCAACGAAGGGCCTTCGAGGGGGCGAAAGAACAGACACCGAGCACCTTCGGGTGGCAGGGCATCGGGGACCCTCCAGTCTGTGATCCTGCACTACTTCTGTGCAACGAGTATGAGACGTTTCCAAACCCCGTCACTGAGGGTGATGCTGACCACACGACAGCTATCGTCGAAGACTCTACCGGGGAGGAGTATCTTGTCAAAATAGGCCTTCCTGGAGCAGAGTGGGACGTCGACGGAATCATTACATTCGTCACTAAACTACTAATTCTTGGCCCATTTGCTGTCTTCCTGGGTCCGTTTACGTTCTTCCGTTCATATCGAACGGGGACAGTCAGCCAACCACTCCCGACACGTTCCGCATTGGGAGATGCGTCCGCACTTGTAGTCATCGTCCTGGGATACCCGTATCTCTTGATGTACACCAATATTTCTCTCCCATCGTGGCATCTTCCGCTAGTCGCTGTGACAACCTGGGCAGTGATACTCGCTGAGACAGATCGCGTTGAAACCCGATTGGAGAAACAGTCAGTGTCTGACTGACGACGTGACAGAAACGAACTCTCTATCGGAGAGGGCTGTTTCTTCCGGTGATCAAACGCAGGCCAGGTGCTAATCGCACCATCTGTACGCGCCCTTTCGGCTAGCGGTCGTCATAGCGATCGGTCGCCCCGTTTCGCCACGTCACGACCTAGAACGGATGACTCCGACACGAATTCCCGCCGCTCGTCTCGAGTACGCGACGGGGCCCTCGAGCACCTGAAAAAAGGAACGTCGGTTCGCTGTTCAGTTCTCAGAAGGACTGGCCACGGACGTGTGGTGACGACGTTTGGCCACCCATCTGCTGGCCACCCATCTGCTGTGATTGGCTCTGCTGGGCGACTTGCTGGCTCGCCTGCGAAATCGTCTGGGAGAGCTGTTGTGCCTTCTGGATTACCTGCTGGACGCCCGGGATTTGGGACTGCTGGAGTTCCTGGGAACTCTGCTGGAGCGCTTGCTGGGTGCACTGGCCGAACGTCTGTGCCATGTCGGATTGGCGCAGTAGGAGAGTCTTCTGGAGGTGAATGGCTTGGGAGAGGTCAGCAAGCTTCCCGGAGGTGAACCGGTCGCCGGCCTCCATCGCCCGGCCGTGCGCCCACTCGGCGTCCGATTCGAGCTGCTCGAGTTGGTAGATGGCCTGTGAAACCTGCTGGGGGACGGCCTGGTCGAACGACTGCGGCTGCTGTTGGTACTGTTGCCCGGTCTGTTGCTGGGGCTGCTGTTGCCCGGTCTGTTGCTGGGGCTGCTGTTGCCCGGTCTGTTGCTGGGGCTGCTGGCGTCCGACCTGCTGGTAAGTTGCCTGTCCCTCTTGCTGTCGCGGTGGCTGTTGGTATGACATGGTTCTATAGACGGCGTCCTACGAGGTCGGGGATCCGGAAGCGCGTTGCCTCGTAGGGCATTGCGATCAGTCCAGCCGCCCCAGTAAAGACCCGGGATACTGTTTCTCCCACTCCCCTTACTGTTTCTCTCACGCGCTCCCGTTTCTCCCACTCGCGCTACCGTTTCTCCCACTCGAGTTCCTGGCGCGACTGTTCACGTCTATTCGGGCTTCCCGCCCGAGACGACCGGCCGGTCAAGAGATAGTTACCGGACGTCGTTCACGCGGTATATTTCTGTCACGCAATATGTCACGTCGCCGCCGACGCGATTCGTTTGCGTCGTCGACCGGAGTTCCCGCTGGTGGCTCGGACGACGGCGGACGGGGAACGTCTCCACGATGGCGAGGGCCGTTCCTCCGACGGCCGCGATCGACCGGTCGAATGCGCCGAGGACGCGGATTCGAACGAGCCGAGTCAGTCGAATACCGGCTCGAGAAACAGCTCGCCGGCCGGCGATAGTCCCGACAGCGCGTCCGCGGCCAGCACCGCCGCGGCGCCGGTCCACGTCGGCCGTTCGCCCGGCCAGAACTCCCCGTCCTCGAACTGATAGCCGGTCCAGAAGACGCCGTCGTCGTCGGTCCACTGAAAGAGCCACTCGTAGATCTCACGCGCCCGCTCCGTCTCACCGACTGCGGCCAGCGAGATGACCAGTTCGCAGGACTCGGCGACGGTCACCCAGGGCTCGTCGTCGACGCAGCGACAGCCCAGTCCCGCTTCGAGAAACCGGTCCATCCCTGCCTCGAGCCGATTGCGCGCTCGATCGCCGGTCAACACGCCACAGAGGACGGGATAGAACCAGTCCATCGCGTACCGCGATTTGCTCTCCCAGGTGCGATCGAACCGGTCGGGCCGCGAGCGAATCGCCTCGCCGAGTCGGGTGCGGGCCTCGAGCCACCGGTCGCGGTCCTCGGGATGGCCGAGTACGTCTGCGATCGCCGCACCGCACGCGAGGCTCTTGTAGATCGAGGCACAACCGGAGACGAGCGCGTCCTCGTACACCTCGCCGTCGGCCTTGACGGTCCAGTAGATCTCGCCCGTGGCAGCCTGCTGGCGGCACGCGAACGCGAGGGCGCTCTGAACCGTCGGCCAGAGTTCCTCGAGAAACGCCCGGTCGCCGGTACACCGATAGTGGTGCCAGATTCCGACGGCCACGTAGGCGCTCCGGTGGGTCTCCTTCCGCGGTTCGTCGCCGGCGTGTGACCCGTCACCGTCCTCCGAGTCGCCGTAGGTGGCCCACAGCGCCCCGTCGTCGTGCTGTGCGTCGGCCACCCAGCGGTACGCGCGGCGGGCGGCCTCGGTACGGCCGGCGACGGACAGCCCCATCGCGCTCTCGACGTGATCCCAGGGGTCGGCCGGCCCGTCGGCATACCAGAGGATGAGCCCGTCCGACCGCTGGACCCGTTCGATGTAGTCCGCCGCGGGCTCTAAGTCCCACGCGGTCAGCGTTTGCCGACCGGTCGCGTCGCTCACGGTCGTCCCTCCAGTCGGAAGTAATAGACGACGCTCTTGCCGACCAGTGGATCGAGCGCCCGCTCGAGCAGCCTGACGGGCCGCGGCGACTCCAGGACGTCCCACTCGAGAAAGCGGTCGTAGGCCCGGAGCGGGAGCGGCGGGTCGCCGCGCTCGTCGCGGTCCCACCAGAGACATTTCAGCCACCAGTAGGGGGCGTGCAGCGCGTGGGCGAAGTGGCTGTCGACCCGGCGGAATCCGCGCCGTTCGATCGCAGCGCGTAGCTCCTCACGGTCGAAGATGCGAACGTGGCCGCCCTCGACCTGATGATACTCGTCCGAGAGCGCCCAGCAGACGCGCTCGGGGCCGGCTCTTGGCACGCTCACCGCGAGCGCGCCGTCGGGCCGACAGACCCGCCGGAGCTCATCGATCGCGGCCTCGTAGTCGGGGAGATGCTCCAAGACCTCGGTACAGAGGACGACGTCGAAGGCCCCGTCTTCGAACGGCAGCCGGAGCGCGTCGCCGGCGCAGAACGTGACCGGGACGTCGGTCGCCCCGGCGACGTACTCGTCGTAGTCGTCCCGGGCGGCCGCCAGATTGTCCGGCCCGAGATCCAGCCCGACCACTTCGGCGACGTTCTCGAGGGCGGCGGCGTGGACGTGTCGGCCCTCGCCGCAGCCGACGTCGAGGACGCGGGTTCCCGGTGTCAGCGTGAGGCGGTCGAAATCGATCGTCTCCATCTCAGGCTCCCTGTCCCTGTGTTTCGATGGCGGTGTGATACGTTCGGACGGTTTCGCGGGCGGCCCGCTCCCAGTCGAACTCCTCGACGATGCGGTGGCGCCCTCGCTCGCCGAGGCGCCGACGGCGCTCGCCGTCCCCGAGTAACTCGCGGACGGCGTCGGCGAGCGCAGCGGAATCTCCCGGCTCGACGAGGACGCCGGCGTCGCCGACCACCTCGGGGAGCGCCCCACCGGTGGTGGCGACGACCGGGACGCCACAGGAAAGCGCTTCGCCGGCGGGGAGGCCGAAGCCCTCGTACAGCGAGGGGACGACCGCGACGTCCGCGGTCCCGTAGAGGTCGACCATTCGATCGTAGCTGATCTCGCTGTGCGTTTCGATCGCGTCTCCGATTCCCAGGTCCGATATCAGTCGATCGCAGTCGCCGCCGTCGTCGAACTCGCCCACGACGACGAGTTCGGCGTCGACGTCCTCGCGGACGTCCGCGAACGCCTCGAGCAGGTAGCGCGCGCCTTTCAGCGGCACGTCGGCGCTGACGGTCGTCATAACGCGCGGCCGGTCGCGCGGTCTGTCCCGGGGTTCGAACAGGTCGGTATCGATCCCGTTGTGGACGACCCGGATCGCGTCCGGGTCGGCACCGAAGTCCGCGACCGTGTGCCGTCTGGCGGACTCGGAGACGGTCAGCACGTGGGGCAAGTCCTGTACGACGTTGCGTTGCATCTCGAGAAACCGGTACCACCGACGTATCAGCAGCCGCTCTTTCCAGTCGTCGGCCGCGGCGAGGGCGGCGTCTCGGTCCACGGTGATCGGATGGTGGACGGTCGCGACGACCGGGTGGCCCCGCTCGCGAAGCGTGTGGAGTCCGTGACAGAGCGATTGGTTGTCGTGGACGACGTCGTAGTCGGGCTGGTGCTCCTCGAAGTAGTCGACGACGCGACGGCCGAACGCGTACGGATCCGGAAAGCCGCCGGTCAGGGCGCTCAGCCACTCGTAGAGCGCGAGCGGGTCGCGGAGATACGAGAGTTCGAACTGCCCGAGTCGGTCGAGTTCGTCGACGACGTTCTCGCCGGGCAATCGGATCAGTCCGACGCCGTCGTCGAGATCCGGGTACGGTTTCCCCGATATCACGTCGACGGAGTGGCCGAGTTCGGTCAACGCTCGGCTGAGATACTTCACGTAGACGCCCTGTCCCCCCGAGTACGGGTTCGACCGATAGCTCAGCAGACAGACGTCGAGTGGCTCGTCGGCGGGCGCGGCTGTCTCGAGCGACGGCTCCGACTCCGCCGGCACCCCTGTGGCGGTCGACCCCCCTGCCGACACGGACGAGGTGATACTGCTCCCCCGAAGAAGACGTCTGAACGTACCAGTGACCATCGCAGTCTATTCTGCATGTGTGGTCACTCCCTCATAAACCTCTCGCTCGTGTACTGTTTCTTGACAGTGTTCCGTCCGGAGATGAGACTCCTCGTGTGCCGATCGACGAGGCGAGAACCGTCCGGCCCCTCGAGCGGGCCGTCTCTTCCGACTCGCGGCCGACGGCGCGAATCGGGTTGGCCTGCTGGCCGATCCGCGGGCCTGCCCGCCGGCCGACACCTTCCGTCTCGGTCGCTACTTCGTGTCCCGCCGCATGGCGATCTCGAACCACGGGCAGAGTCGAAGCTGACGGTACCATTCCGGGTGCGCGTCGAGGCGCTCGTAGGGGACCCACATCAGCCCCGCGACCTCCTCTTCGTCGGGCTCGAGGCTCCGGTCCGACAGCGTCAGTTTGAGGACGGTACAGACCTCGTGCTCGACGCCTTCGTTCTCGAAGTAGCGCTTGTACTCGAAGCGGTCGGTCACCCGCAGATCGTCGTACTGATCGGGCGTGATCCCCAGTTCCTCCTCGAGACGCTCGCGGGTCGCCTCCTCCTGGCTCTGCCCCTCGACGGGGTGGGACGCGACGGTGCCGTCCCAGAAGGTTCCCCAGAGACGCTTGCCGGGTGCGCGCTGGGCGAGTAAGATGTTCCCCTCGCCGTCGAAGACGAGTGAGGTGAACGCGCGGTGGCG encodes the following:
- a CDS encoding nuclear transport factor 2 family protein, with product MSVEVAKRYFELMDSADAGTDEVLELYGDDPVVHSSRAGVVRGLDDIRQFYVDNSDFFTGGEHHMTDFHQDGNTVVCEGYLDGETTVGREANGVPLCDVMEFNDDGEIVAFRAYLDYRGYVDEVPEDVPNVRAEAE
- a CDS encoding zinc-binding dehydrogenase, encoding MRTESAVGDEEANTGHLVYLNGPRDLEFREYEIPDPEPYAIVTEVVRSNVCGSELHVWKGDHPLKDCVLGHEALCRISDLGEKVDTDSAGNPVEEGDLVAPVYFQTCQSCDFCRRGEFYACDNDYEHTGKSPEIWPHFHAPWGTHYYIYPDNQFFKIPEELEENLNVAAAANCALSQVLFGIEEVGIDYNDTVVIQGAGGLGLNATVVANEYGAETIVIDGVDKRLEQAAAFGADHTIDFRELDSVEIRKERVEEITNGDGADVSIEVAGVPEAFTEGIELLRKGGRYLEMGNVRPGHQVDFDPGKLTRKSIDITTAVEYDPWVLYDALQFLAKTVDEYPYERLIDAEYPLEAIEDALEASESRDLTRATLVPPN
- a CDS encoding helix-turn-helix domain-containing protein, with amino-acid sequence MSVQYEGDWTSNLVDYDVSGEFLASTFRDRRYFGLFALEVAESDYDDVIEIIREHESTVSIDIIEKYSVGGVDRLSATLLIRSQHFEYTPLQVLLHEGFIPLGGFGELHNGAESFDLLLTIREDLSEAVELLERFGPVKIEYVSSEFQRQTTPSVTQWTELFETVTPRRRKVLNKALEAGYFDIPRGSTLQEIADDLGIAKTTASQHLRKAEKDIMQFFIQYVNISAGKD
- a CDS encoding ArsR family transcriptional regulator, with protein sequence MRRPRVDWMTRGDDAILEFLLNEGNRPLIANPSTVEENIDYKISHVRCRLRALQDGGLVEYYDEERGLYRISERGRASLEAELDAEDLKSS
- a CDS encoding DUF4397 domain-containing protein, whose translation is MTGNGVSRRRILQIGGGLVVVNGVGNTVAASGDHETNDQPTDTGVRTRSAHLSPDAPNIDIYVDGELIREDVSYRTVSDYRDLEPGTYTIQVVPTGEDLAEAVLEKTVEVDDGDYTAAAIGEVAAENQPLEALILEDDNSPVGPGTARVRVLHASPDAPAVDVVAGENGDALFENVAFGESGYTEVPEGEYTLVIYPAGDRETSVFEIDVSLAGGAVYSAFAIGYLETEGAPADEPFEILLTEDSPPDEEDVESDEEEPKEDEPEKEPETEKKYEDEKAE
- a CDS encoding DUF5789 family protein; the encoded protein is MAREVKLSHLETVLSELDYPISHDEAVSQTDDVTLVLAEGTENLGDIISGASDDRFVSADDLETEVMNLLPRHSVGEPYQSEGEG
- a CDS encoding FAS1-like dehydratase domain-containing protein, with the protein product MTPPVEGQTRTFERTFSVDDVRQFAELSGDDQPRHTEPDEDGRVMVQGLLTATLPTKMGSDNEVLASTLEFNFHRPVYTGDSITCRSTYDTVVEREDSYRFESEIVCENSDGETVLTGSSQGLIPKDD
- a CDS encoding prenyltransferase; this translates as MSDATGRQTLTAWDLEPAADYIERVQRSDGLILWYADGPADPWDHVESAMGLSVAGRTEAARRAYRWVADAQHDDGALWATYGDSEDGDGSHAGDEPRKETHRSAYVAVGIWHHYRCTGDRAFLEELWPTVQSALAFACRQQAATGEIYWTVKADGEVYEDALVSGCASIYKSLACGAAIADVLGHPEDRDRWLEARTRLGEAIRSRPDRFDRTWESKSRYAMDWFYPVLCGVLTGDRARNRLEAGMDRFLEAGLGCRCVDDEPWVTVAESCELVISLAAVGETERAREIYEWLFQWTDDDGVFWTGYQFEDGEFWPGERPTWTGAAAVLAADALSGLSPAGELFLEPVFD
- a CDS encoding class I SAM-dependent methyltransferase; this translates as METIDFDRLTLTPGTRVLDVGCGEGRHVHAAALENVAEVVGLDLGPDNLAAARDDYDEYVAGATDVPVTFCAGDALRLPFEDGAFDVVLCTEVLEHLPDYEAAIDELRRVCRPDGALAVSVPRAGPERVCWALSDEYHQVEGGHVRIFDREELRAAIERRGFRRVDSHFAHALHAPYWWLKCLWWDRDERGDPPLPLRAYDRFLEWDVLESPRPVRLLERALDPLVGKSVVYYFRLEGRP
- a CDS encoding glycosyltransferase family 4 protein; the protein is MVTGTFRRLLRGSSITSSVSAGGSTATGVPAESEPSLETAAPADEPLDVCLLSYRSNPYSGGQGVYVKYLSRALTELGHSVDVISGKPYPDLDDGVGLIRLPGENVVDELDRLGQFELSYLRDPLALYEWLSALTGGFPDPYAFGRRVVDYFEEHQPDYDVVHDNQSLCHGLHTLRERGHPVVATVHHPITVDRDAALAAADDWKERLLIRRWYRFLEMQRNVVQDLPHVLTVSESARRHTVADFGADPDAIRVVHNGIDTDLFEPRDRPRDRPRVMTTVSADVPLKGARYLLEAFADVREDVDAELVVVGEFDDGGDCDRLISDLGIGDAIETHSEISYDRMVDLYGTADVAVVPSLYEGFGLPAGEALSCGVPVVATTGGALPEVVGDAGVLVEPGDSAALADAVRELLGDGERRRRLGERGRHRIVEEFDWERAARETVRTYHTAIETQGQGA